Part of the Leptospira sp. GIMC2001 genome, TACCGCAATTGGTAAATCTGAACTTGGACATTTACCATCCATTGTAGAGATGTGATAGATATTGATATTTGGATTGTATATAGATAATTCCCATGCATCCCAAGGGTTTACAGATAGCACGCAGAGTGAGTGATATTTATCTTTATCGATGGTAGGTAGACGATCTGGAAGGGCTGGCAACAAAAATGTTTGGAAAAATAATAATGTGAGAACTGGCGCGATCGTACCAGATAACACCATTAACATTTTATGATTTTTTGATATAATATAATTTAGAATTCCGTAAGTAACAAATAGAAACGGAAGAATCAAAAAATATTTTCCTTCGCTATCGAAATAATTTCCAGCGATCAGTAAGAAAGTGGACAAAATAATTTGGAAAACAAGATGATATTTATTCCTGAGTAATATCTGAATAGATTTGAAATTCAATCCTAAGCTCAACCCAAGAAAGATCATGACAATAGATGGCAGAGTATAGTAAGGATCTTTTCGGTTAGGCAATAAATGTAGAATCAGAATGAACACGGCCGCAAGTACTAACCATTTTGCCAAAAACTGCTTTCGATTTCTCTCAGACTGCGTGAGAACTTTCCAACCACCAATGAGAAATACAACCGTCCAAGGCAAAGTATATCCCAACATACCGAGAAAGATTCTTCCTTCTGACTGATTTTCTGCAAAAAATTTACCTAGATTCTCTGTTCCCAAAAAGAATTTTACAAACATCATGCCCTGATCAGTGAACAAAACTATTGCAAGTAACCATGAAAATAAAGGTAAGGCTGCCATTGGTATCCAAATGAGCAAAAATTGTTTTATGCTCATTCCAGCTAACATTCTATATTTGCTACCTGATAGAATCATCACAGGTTTACCTTTTCTAATTCTAAACCGACTTAGACCCCAGTGGGTAGCGATAGCTATAATAAGATAAACTGTAATGATTGGGCCTTTCAACAAAGCACCAACGCCAACAGCTAACCCAGATATAACGATAAAAAAAGTGCGTCCTTCCTTTAGATATCTCGTATAAAAATATATTGATATAAGAATAAAAAGAAGCAGATAGATTTCCATCATGGCAAGTTTTGCAAACTTGAACAGGCCAAGAGATGTTAGATAGATCAGGGATGCGATAAAGGCTTGAGACTTAGGAATGTTCCAGTAGATCAAAACTCGAAAGAAAAGCAAAACAATCAATATTCCCAATAAAACCGAAGGAAGTCTCTCACCCAAAAACCCAACTCCAAAAATTGAGTCAGTAATCATCCCTGTCCAAAAAAGAAGTGGGGGTTTATATGGGTTTGCATAACCGCTCAAAATTGGATGGAGGAAAGAAGAATTCTCCAAACTTTCTCGAATTGTTTTGATATGCATGATTTCATCACCTTGGAGCAGCAAATCGTCGGACTGGATGCCAGGAAATAGCACAAGTGACGAAAAAACTGCCAAAATGAAATATAAAGTGAATAATCCTTGACTTCGGTTCATATAATATAAATCTATTTATTAACTAAATATTTATTCATTGAATAAAAATCAAGATAAAATATCGTGAAAAGTGTGGAAATTTGATGAACGGTTGTAATAATATGCAAAAGATGATAGAAATTAGCGAAAAAGATCCCATAAGTCCTAAAAAAAGATCGAAAAGGGAAGAAAATCGGGAAAAATCTAAGGAATTGATCCTAAGGGCTTCGCTTGAGTTGTTCGCAATGAAGGGGTTTGGTTCTACAACGATGGAGATGATCGCAGACCGCGCGGGAATTTCCAGGGGACTTCCTTATCTCTATTTTGAGAGCAAAGAACTACTGCTTCATGCAATCATTGAACGCCATTTTGATCGAGAAAAAGAAATTATCGAATCGTTACAAACTCAATTCGATAGCCCTGAACAATTTGTACACACGATCACCAAACATATGGCTACAAATTTTCACAAGGGCACAGATAGTGACGAATGTCTAGAAATGCGTTTGATTATGAGCATGATGCTTCTTCCTGAGACCAAATCCATTATTCAAAAGGGAGTTGTAAAATTCCAATCTCAAGTTCTAGGCAAGTATTTTACGAATGTTAAAGTGACTTTTGAGAAGATGGGGATTGTTGATTTCGAAGTGGAAATGGAATATCTTAGGATGGTATTTTTTGGTTATACCTTTGCTAGATTATGCCTCGGAGAGGAATTCCCACATGAATCGATTCAGAAGAGAATGTTTTCTCATTACTTAAGTCAAATCAACAATTGTCCATCAAGATCGAAGTCTTAGTAGTGATTGATCTGTAACGGTTGTTCGTATTGAATTGAATAGAATGTCTCTGTTCCAGACATCCATCTAGTCGAAGAATCAATTGCTCGTATAGGATTATCTAAGTCAGATAGGTACCTATGGTTCAATTGAAATTTCCATCCAGCTTTGTCAGCTGCCCAATCCTCAGAATCTGCATACGCATCATAGACCTGATAGAGATAAACTCCCAAGAGAATTACAATGGATGTATTGAATTCTAGAGTTTTTCCTTTCACTTTATTGAACGCATTCTGATCTGCTCCAATTCTATATACTCGAATATCTGATCCAATATTATTTCCAGAAAATTGAATAAGCGTTGATAAGGCAGTTGTATCCTTGTAGTTTGCATTTGCTGCTTTTAGTTCTAAATTCTTTAGATAAACATTTGTTAAAGAAAGAGCAAACAGGCCAGAATAAATATAGCCTTTCTTATTATTATCCATATGGAAATGCCCCCAGCCAGGAAGCAGCATACTTCTTTTAATAGGTTCCCATCTGTTTTTCGAAAAAGATCCATCAATTTCTTTATCTGTCTTGGCTTTATTCGGATCTGTTTTCTCAGAACCATCCACTGATGATTCTTTATCAGAATTCATATTCGCTAATTTGTTATCATTCGATTGAATTTTGAGTAATTCTTTCTCACGAATTTTTTTCTCTTGAGAATTACTCACCGGCTCATAAGCAGATATATAATTCTTTGCTACAATGGGATTTTTTTTGGGATTTTTGACGACCAAGTCCCAATCTCCTTGAGGCAGAGGTTCATCGAATACGACTTCCATGGTATTGTCATTTTTATAAATAATTTTTTTCGGTTTAAAAACTTTGCCATTCTGTTCAAATTGTATTTCTGTATCAGGTACGAAGTTTTTACCTTGAATTGCAATCTTCGTTTTTTCTCCTTTGATAGGAACGATCCCTGGCGTAACTTTAGGATCGATTTTTTCAATTTTTGCCGCCTTAACAACCATTATCTGGATTTCTTGCCAATCCGAAAAGCTCTCCAGTCTTCCAAATTTATTGACAACTCCAACTCTCTGTTCGTATTCACCGGCTGGAAGTTTAACTTTTGCAGAATTCGTCTTAGTTCTTAGGTCTTGAATATTTTGTTTATTCTTGTTACGGATCTGGACTCGGTATTCTTTTGCATACGATACTGCCGTCCATTCGATCTCTATCTCTTGTAACTTTATATCTTGAGAATTGAGATCAGCCAGTATCCCAAGCAAACTAATGCAAATTACGATTTGAATAAAATAATCATTTAGAAATTTATTCAACATAGTAGATTTTCGGAGAAGTGAACTCCAACTTTCCTTTTCCACGATTGAGAACGACTCTAAACTTTTGATCTTTGCTTATTGATTCTTGACCATTATTATGGATTGATACAACTCTCCAAACGAATTCACCTTCTTCTAATTTGTTCAACTCTCTAAACGTATAAAAGTTATCATTCGTTTCCAATTTTAGAATAAGCTGGCTGAGTCGATTTGCAGGTGCTAGTTCTAAACGGGACTGCTTTGCATTTGTAGTCTTCCAAATAAACCTTATCTCATCTTTTTGCGTCATATCGATTTCGGAATTCTGAATAGGCGACACAAGACTCGGCGGAACCAAAACAGCCTCCTCAATAACAGGTGTTACTGCCTCTTGGACTATTTCAAATTCTCGAATCTCTGAGGGTTCCGATTTTGAATTATTTCTAATGGCTGCGACACTCCAGCGGTATCGACCCACATCCAGATTCTCTTTCCATTGAATGGACGCACTTTTCGATTCACGTTCGGCAGATCCAGTCTTTGGATGCACCAAGGTAAATTGGTAGGAATCGGCAATTTTTGAGCCAGTCCAAGTGAAAGTTAATCCAGATTTTTGTACTTCGTCCAATGCAAATTTTGTTTTCGTTTCTGGTTGCATAAGTTGCGGAGTTACAAGTGTTTCTTCACGGACAATTTCAAATTTGTAAACTTTAGAGTAGACAATGTCGTCACCGATCGGGTCTTTCGTTCCAATTCGCCAATAATAACTCCCAACAGATAGTTCTTTACTGAAAGAATTTGCGCTAAGTGATTCTCTATTCACAATCGATGTAGAATTCATATCCTGAGAATTTGCAATTTCAAGAATATAGGTTGTATCAACTGTTGCTTTGCCCCAGATAAAGGAGACTCGAGAGTTATTGCTAGCAGTAGAAATTTTGGATCCGTTTGCTGGTGAGTTCAATGCTACCGGAGCATTCTGATATATTGTGAATCTTCGAGTTTCTGTTGTCTCAGTTCCTAGGCGTACTGCGAAATAATGTGACCCAACAGGAACATCAACTTTTGCTTGGTTATCCGATGTAGAAATAACTTTCCAAGGAGATTTTAAATCAGGATATGAAGAAATGATCAGATTGCTTGGAAGTTTTGAATTGCTATTTTTTGTATTATTTCTTATCCATTGAAAGTTAACTTGGGTCTTAGAGTCACGGATCACTTTTCTTTCGAGATTTGTCGGAAGCTGTAGCTGAATGGACTGAGTTGCTACAGAGAGATTTTCTCCACCTATTTTAGCAATTTCATTCTTTGAGACAGAAATTTCTTCACCCTTAGTTGAACTGACACTTGCTGTTCCGGATTCTAATTTCAACTGCATATCAGATCCATCTTTGGAGCCACTGAGATTTACATCACCTTCGGAATTAATGGTTTTGTCGCCCACTTTGATTTTGAGAGCCGTTGCGTTATTGCCATCTGCAACGGATACATCGCTACCTGATTGTTTGGTGGACAAAGTTCCATAAGCAAAATCCAATTCCGTCTGGCCATCATTGATATTCAATAGGATCATCGAATTTTCGTCTAAGGTGATTTTGGTTCCATCATTGAGCGTGATCTCTGCCTCAGATAGTTGAGAAGTTCGAATAGAATCCTTATTCCGAAGTTCAGTACTTTGCTCTAGGTTCTCCCAAACGACTTGTCCAGTATATTTTCTTTGAGCTACTTTTTGTTTGAAGGTTATTGTTCCGATTACTTTTTCATTCGAGGCCTGTGAAAGCCTGCTCATATCAGAATACAACAAACCAGTGATCCCAATAGTACTAAAAAATAAGAAAATTAGGAAAAGTATATCTCCTAAACTGAATCCTCTCATTTATGAGTCCTGGTAAACACTCCATCCCAGTCCGACTGTGGAGGGTTATCGATATAGTCTTGACATCTTTCTTTTAGAAGATTGATTGCTTTGTCTTTTCCAGAATCATTCTTAGGAAATTTAGCTAACAGAGATTTGTCTAAACTCTTGATTGCTTTTGCAAAGTCTCTTTTTAGATAGAGATTGAAACCTTTCTCATATAAATCTGTAGCTTCTCTAATATTATCAGCTACATTTTTTTGCGTATCAATCAATTCAAAAATTTTGACCGGTTCATTTTTACCTTTTACTCGAACAAGGTCAATCATCCTTGTAAACATTTGATCACGGACAGCGGTTGCAGTAGATTCGGATATTAGAATATTGACGCCATAGTCTTTGCCAGCCGCTTCCAATCTAGCAGCTAAGTTTACAGTGTCGCCCATCATTGTATAGGAAGCTAGGGCGTCAGTTCCCATAAAGCCCACTTTGGCAAGCCCTGAATTCAATCCAATCCTCGCATCCATATTCTGAGCTTCTTGTGAATAGAGATTGTTCTTTTTCCAATACTTACGTAAATCACTAAGCTTCTTAACCATTTCAATCGACGCTAAGCAAGCTGAATATTCATGATTTTGAATATCTATTGGTGCATTAAAAATTCCTACGATCGCATCACCAATGTATTTATCCAGAACACCATCATGCTTCTTTAGAATAATAGTCATCGCACTCAAATATTCATTCAAAAGATTCGCAAGTTCTTCCGATCGAAGTTGTTCAGAGATAGTAGAAAACCCTGCAACATCTGAGAAGAAACTCGTGATTTCTTTCTCAGATCCACGTTTAAGAGCTGCCATATCTTTCATTGCTTCGGCAACCACTACAGGATCGATCATATTTCCTAGAATGGATTTTACTTTCTCTTTTTCTTCTAGACCAAGTCCCATTTCTACGAATGAATCAGTCAAAAGTCCAATCTCATCGCGAGATGCTGGTTGAATATCTACGCGGAAATCTCCCGCTTCAATTTGTTTAGTTGCTCCCACCAAACGCTTGATAGGTTCACTTATTGTTCGAGAAAAGAAAAATACAACTAAAATAGAAAGATTTAATACAATAATAAGAATATAAATATTGATTCTTTGAATTTTATAAACTGCTGCAAACGCAAGATCAACTTCAACCGTAGAAACAATTCCCAATCCGCTGATGGAAATTTTTTTAAATGATCCCAAGAACTCTTTTCCATTTTCTTCAAATTGGGATAATCCATTATCATTTTTGCTTTCGAGAAGCGTTTTGACTATGGGACTTGATTTAAAACTCTTTCCACTCAAAACAACTTCTGTGTCGGGATGGGCGAGAACTGAACCTTCTGAATCCACAAGGAAAGAAGTATTGATCCCTTCCATTTCGAAGGCTTTTTGGAACTCTAATGAATCCATATAGAGGACTACCATTCGAGAATCTTGTGATGATCCAAAAGGCATTGCGATCCCAAGTAAAGGTTTGAGAATTGTTGGACTTAAGTTTTTTATAACAAGACTATTGGTGAAGGCTGGCTGGAAGGCTTCACCAATAATTCCTCGAATATTCGAAATCGAGTTTTTCTCAATTTGGCGCTGAATCAAAGATTCTTCATTGAACATTTCTTTTTCTGGAACCCAAGAGTTGCCAGATTTCTTAGAAATTGCGAGGTAGAGAAAAGATGGATTGTCTCTAAAGAACAAAACTTGGAACAGAGTCTTCAACTCATTATCAATTTTTTGTTCTTGTAGAAGAGCTTGAGTATTGACTTTGGATGCGATTGTCAAGATCTCGCGTTCCACTTTCTGGCCAATTAAGTTAACAATCTGTAGGTTGTTCTCTTGAATTCTTTTCTCGCTATCATCCTTGAAAAAGGTAGATGCGATAAAAATCATAAGTGAGAGAGATGCAACAATAATTAAAGTTGTTATCCCAATCAATTTTACTTTGATTGAGAATTTAGAAAGCCGAAAATTGTCCTTCATATTTTAGGTTCCGCCGAATTCTGTTTCTTGTACTATTCCTTTTTTCAATTGGCGTATACGGGATTTTAGTGTGTCTTTTTGAGATTGTTGGAAGTCTTTTTCTTTTTGGAATACACGTTTTAGTGAGATTGCTTCATTTTTTCTTTCTAATAGATCGAGAATTTCTTCATCTAGTTCTTTTGAATACATAGCTCGTATCATTTTATCGGCTCTTGCTGGTATATCCAATGTAACGAGTTCATGAATAGAAATATCCGGAATCGATCGTATTGCCCATGTTTGCACAGAAAGACTAGCAACACGTTCCATTCTCACTGCGTCTTCTTTTTCTGTGCGAGGAGTAAGATTTTTATAAAAACGGATTCTACGATTCAGAAAGGGAACCAGCTTTTCCTTTGGGATAGGATTCGCTTTAATCATGTTCCATTCTTTTTGGAAGCCATGCAAAACGCGGTCTCCAAAGAAAACGCCACCTAACTCTAATAGATGAACGACGCTAGGCTCAAAAAGATTCAATCGCAAACGAAAAGTATCCATATCGCCTGCAACTAGATTAACAGGCGCTATCTTATCTAAATGATTCAAAATATTCGTAATTTTTTGGATGAAGCCTGGCTTCATCTGGTCTTGAGTTGAAGCGAGAAGATAGAAATTGAAATCCGATTCAGAATCGTAGTCTCCTCTTTCACGTGATCCATAGAATAAAACCTCAAAGGGTAGATTTGATTCGATTTCTTCTAATTTTTCTTGAATTTCTAAATAATCACGGGGAGTGGGTTTGTTGTCAGTGCTTATCGTCATGGTAGCCTATTGAAAGAAAAGTCTCATTCTGGATAGATTATCCAAGATTGCAGTAAAAGCTTTGTCTCTCTCTTCATTTCCTGGAAAATTGAGAGCTTTTACATTGGTTAAGTCATGATAAATAATTTCGATGGCTGGCTTATTAGAACTTTTCTTAATCGAAGAGATATAATCCAAATTTATAACCTCTGTATCACCAAGTTTTAACCACATTATGAGTCTGTCATCCTTTCGTTTTTACTAATATACCCATGCTCAATAGACCAACAAGTGCTTTTCTATTAAGTCATGATAAGCTTCTGCAAGACCATCTTGCTCTACAACGCCTTTTTTTAACTCCGTTTCAGATTCAAAAACCACCAAAAATCCATTGTAGAACCATTCCCAACGGACACAAACAAGATCACCCGTACAGGAGAAAAGGGAGACAGTTGCAGAATTTGGCTGATCCTTTACTTTGAGATAGTAGTATTTTTTCCATTTGGCTTTTTCGATTTCTCGATCCGAAACCTCATAGGGAAATTTAGAGCGGTTTTCTGTATTGGTCGAAGAAATTGTGAGTCGAGTCAGGTTGATTCCTGGCATTCCGAATCGGATTTTGTATCGATTGCCTTTCTCATGCAAATTCCCCACTTCCTCCATGACATAATTCGCAGGAGGTCTAAAAGCCAAATCATAAGTCAATCGAAGTAAGGCAGGTGTTTCTAGATTGCCTGCCGATGGTATTGAATCACCATTCTGAGGTTTCGAAACTTCCGGAGCTGCACAGAATAGAGCAAACAAAGATAAGCCGATGATTGCGAGCTGGATTTTTATCATGATATTTTACTGTATTTCTCCATCGGATATTTCATAAAGCTCTCCTTTATAGTTTCGGTAAACCAAACTGTTTTCTTTCGATCCTACAAAATATTCTGGAATTAATGGAACTTTTCCTCCTCCACCAGTTAGATCTGCAACATATAAAGGAACAGTGATTCCACTCATCCGCCCTCGCAGACCTCGATACAATTCTAAGCCCTCTCGTATAGGAACACGAAAATGAGAAATGCCAAAAACTTCATCACATTGATGTAGGTAATATGGTTTGACTCCCATAGAAACCAATCGGTAATTCAGTTCTTCTAGAACTGATAAATCATCATTGATTCCCTTTAATAGAACGGATTGATTCATGACCGATACAGAACCGATCCGTACTAAGCGTTCGATTGCTTTACTTGCATCGGTGGTGCATTCCCTGGGATGATTGAAATGAGTTACTAAGTATAATGGAAAATATTTATCAAATATTTTGCATAGCTCATCTGTGATTCGCATAGGCATTGTTACAGGATGGCGAGAATGAATTCGAATTTGATTAATATGTTCTATAGATTTAAGTTCGGATAGAATAAAATCCAAATGAGAGTCTGATAGGCTGAGAGGATCTCCCCCCGATAATATTACTTCTCGAATAGACGTAGTTTTGCGAAAGTATTCTATTGCTTCATTCCATTGGCTTCGGTTGGGTGTCTCGAAAGGTTGCGATACTTTTCTTTTACGAGTACAGAATCTACAGAAAACGGCACAATTATGCGAGAGATACCAGATGGCTCGATCGGGATATCGATGCGTTACACCTTTGACTGGCATATGGATTTCTTCTGCAAGTGGATCATCAATCTCATTCGGATAGCGAATGAGTTCCGATTTTGTCGGTATAGCTTGCTTTTTTATTGGGCAATTGGGATCATCTGGATCCATAAGTGAAGCATAATAAGGAGAAATTCCTAAATCAAAATGGGCACTTGCAGCTTGGATTGCTTCGATTTCGTGATCAAAAACTTTTGTATACGCTTGCAAATCTTCTGCTGATCGAATGCGATTCTGCATTTGCCACTTCCAATCTGTCCATTGCTCGGATTTTCTATCGGTCACGTCTCCAGTTTACTGATCTATGGATTATCCACAAGCAAAATGAGTTTCAAAACACCCTTGACGGTCTGCCTTGAACGAATTTCCTGGAAATACCAAGAGAAATTATTATGGCATTAGGCATCACAGAAGTTAAGAAAGGCATGGTTTTGAAAGTAGAGGGGGATCTCTACAGTGTTGTAAAAACCGAATTCGTAAATCCCGGTAAAGGTTCTGCATTCATCCGAACCAAATTGAAAAACGTACTACGTGGAACTTCGATTGAAAGAACATTCAAAGCCGCAGAGAAATTGGAAGGCGTTGAGATAGAAAAACGCGCAATGACATTTTGTTACACAGATGGCGATGATATCATTTTCATGGACGTAAATGATTTTGAACAGATTCCTGTCTCAAAAGACTATGTTGAAGATGTTCTGCCGTTCATGAAAGAAGACACAAAAGTAGATGTTTCGTTTTATGAAGGCAAGCCCATCGGTGTTGAACCTCCTAATTTTGCTATATTGGAAATCACTTATGCTGAAGAAGGTCTGAAGGGTGATACCAGTGGAACGGCTCTCAAACGAGTTACTTTGGAGACCGGAGGCGAGATCAACGTTCCTATATTCGTTAAGCAAGGTGACGTCATCAAAGTTGATCTAAGAGATCTTAGCTATGTTGAGAG contains:
- a CDS encoding adenylate/guanylate cyclase domain-containing protein — translated: MKDNFRLSKFSIKVKLIGITTLIIVASLSLMIFIASTFFKDDSEKRIQENNLQIVNLIGQKVEREILTIASKVNTQALLQEQKIDNELKTLFQVLFFRDNPSFLYLAISKKSGNSWVPEKEMFNEESLIQRQIEKNSISNIRGIIGEAFQPAFTNSLVIKNLSPTILKPLLGIAMPFGSSQDSRMVVLYMDSLEFQKAFEMEGINTSFLVDSEGSVLAHPDTEVVLSGKSFKSSPIVKTLLESKNDNGLSQFEENGKEFLGSFKKISISGLGIVSTVEVDLAFAAVYKIQRINIYILIIVLNLSILVVFFFSRTISEPIKRLVGATKQIEAGDFRVDIQPASRDEIGLLTDSFVEMGLGLEEKEKVKSILGNMIDPVVVAEAMKDMAALKRGSEKEITSFFSDVAGFSTISEQLRSEELANLLNEYLSAMTIILKKHDGVLDKYIGDAIVGIFNAPIDIQNHEYSACLASIEMVKKLSDLRKYWKKNNLYSQEAQNMDARIGLNSGLAKVGFMGTDALASYTMMGDTVNLAARLEAAGKDYGVNILISESTATAVRDQMFTRMIDLVRVKGKNEPVKIFELIDTQKNVADNIREATDLYEKGFNLYLKRDFAKAIKSLDKSLLAKFPKNDSGKDKAINLLKERCQDYIDNPPQSDWDGVFTRTHK
- a CDS encoding TetR/AcrR family transcriptional regulator encodes the protein MNGCNNMQKMIEISEKDPISPKKRSKREENREKSKELILRASLELFAMKGFGSTTMEMIADRAGISRGLPYLYFESKELLLHAIIERHFDREKEIIESLQTQFDSPEQFVHTITKHMATNFHKGTDSDECLEMRLIMSMMLLPETKSIIQKGVVKFQSQVLGKYFTNVKVTFEKMGIVDFEVEMEYLRMVFFGYTFARLCLGEEFPHESIQKRMFSHYLSQINNCPSRSKS
- a CDS encoding FecR domain-containing protein; amino-acid sequence: MRGFSLGDILFLIFLFFSTIGITGLLYSDMSRLSQASNEKVIGTITFKQKVAQRKYTGQVVWENLEQSTELRNKDSIRTSQLSEAEITLNDGTKITLDENSMILLNINDGQTELDFAYGTLSTKQSGSDVSVADGNNATALKIKVGDKTINSEGDVNLSGSKDGSDMQLKLESGTASVSSTKGEEISVSKNEIAKIGGENLSVATQSIQLQLPTNLERKVIRDSKTQVNFQWIRNNTKNSNSKLPSNLIISSYPDLKSPWKVISTSDNQAKVDVPVGSHYFAVRLGTETTETRRFTIYQNAPVALNSPANGSKISTASNNSRVSFIWGKATVDTTYILEIANSQDMNSTSIVNRESLSANSFSKELSVGSYYWRIGTKDPIGDDIVYSKVYKFEIVREETLVTPQLMQPETKTKFALDEVQKSGLTFTWTGSKIADSYQFTLVHPKTGSAERESKSASIQWKENLDVGRYRWSVAAIRNNSKSEPSEIREFEIVQEAVTPVIEEAVLVPPSLVSPIQNSEIDMTQKDEIRFIWKTTNAKQSRLELAPANRLSQLILKLETNDNFYTFRELNKLEEGEFVWRVVSIHNNGQESISKDQKFRVVLNRGKGKLEFTSPKIYYVE
- a CDS encoding ArnT family glycosyltransferase, with protein sequence MHIKTIRESLENSSFLHPILSGYANPYKPPLLFWTGMITDSIFGVGFLGERLPSVLLGILIVLLFFRVLIYWNIPKSQAFIASLIYLTSLGLFKFAKLAMMEIYLLLFILISIYFYTRYLKEGRTFFIVISGLAVGVGALLKGPIITVYLIIAIATHWGLSRFRIRKGKPVMILSGSKYRMLAGMSIKQFLLIWIPMAALPLFSWLLAIVLFTDQGMMFVKFFLGTENLGKFFAENQSEGRIFLGMLGYTLPWTVVFLIGGWKVLTQSERNRKQFLAKWLVLAAVFILILHLLPNRKDPYYTLPSIVMIFLGLSLGLNFKSIQILLRNKYHLVFQIILSTFLLIAGNYFDSEGKYFLILPFLFVTYGILNYIISKNHKMLMVLSGTIAPVLTLLFFQTFLLPALPDRLPTIDKDKYHSLCVLSVNPWDAWELSIYNPNINIYHISTMDGKCPSSDLPIAVMSEVEEIPDGYLTVDVWRVWSGDLPKEWSRLPAYDDPIFYRSISVYLRITQGRINP
- the efp gene encoding elongation factor P produces the protein MALGITEVKKGMVLKVEGDLYSVVKTEFVNPGKGSAFIRTKLKNVLRGTSIERTFKAAEKLEGVEIEKRAMTFCYTDGDDIIFMDVNDFEQIPVSKDYVEDVLPFMKEDTKVDVSFYEGKPIGVEPPNFAILEITYAEEGLKGDTSGTALKRVTLETGGEINVPIFVKQGDVIKVDLRDLSYVERVNK
- a CDS encoding KamA family radical SAM protein, whose protein sequence is MTDRKSEQWTDWKWQMQNRIRSAEDLQAYTKVFDHEIEAIQAASAHFDLGISPYYASLMDPDDPNCPIKKQAIPTKSELIRYPNEIDDPLAEEIHMPVKGVTHRYPDRAIWYLSHNCAVFCRFCTRKRKVSQPFETPNRSQWNEAIEYFRKTTSIREVILSGGDPLSLSDSHLDFILSELKSIEHINQIRIHSRHPVTMPMRITDELCKIFDKYFPLYLVTHFNHPRECTTDASKAIERLVRIGSVSVMNQSVLLKGINDDLSVLEELNYRLVSMGVKPYYLHQCDEVFGISHFRVPIREGLELYRGLRGRMSGITVPLYVADLTGGGGKVPLIPEYFVGSKENSLVYRNYKGELYEISDGEIQ